From one Streptomyces sp. NBC_01478 genomic stretch:
- a CDS encoding AraC family transcriptional regulator, which translates to MIPAPAPADPPGTSRSTSATIQPNILRYLVIVADARGIDLRPLLSEVGLDETLMRSAALRVSYRQGSAVIRRAVELTGDERLGLRVGAAQHLTAWGLLGFALLADDTLRHAIETGVNYQNLSGAMTVWSTGLGEDGAFVLRADLPDPAVDPSVASFLIEEGFASVITLSRLAVGPDFAPRVVEFSAPPPRQRELYGALLGCPVRFRAPADRIVIDPAWARARMPGRDPVTYASTLETLDAQLASRTDQQDLLEVLEVSVAQSLPVIPSFGEQARRHATSERTLRRRLADCGTTYEALAEGVRRERVEQLLLRPELTLREIARSAGFSDERALRRAVRRWHGASPVQLRERLLGAAGHRE; encoded by the coding sequence ATGATTCCTGCCCCCGCCCCGGCCGACCCGCCCGGGACCAGCCGCAGCACGTCCGCGACGATCCAGCCGAACATCCTGCGCTATCTCGTCATCGTCGCCGACGCACGCGGCATCGACCTACGGCCTCTGCTCAGCGAGGTCGGCCTGGACGAGACGCTCATGCGCTCCGCCGCGCTACGGGTGTCGTACCGGCAGGGCAGCGCGGTGATCCGGCGCGCGGTGGAACTCACCGGGGACGAGCGGCTGGGTCTGCGGGTCGGCGCGGCGCAGCACCTGACCGCGTGGGGCCTGCTCGGCTTCGCGCTGCTGGCCGACGACACGCTTCGGCACGCCATCGAGACCGGCGTGAACTACCAGAACCTCTCCGGCGCGATGACCGTGTGGTCGACCGGACTCGGCGAGGACGGCGCCTTCGTCCTGCGCGCCGACCTGCCCGACCCCGCCGTCGACCCGAGCGTGGCGTCCTTCCTGATCGAGGAGGGCTTCGCCTCCGTGATCACCCTGTCCCGGCTGGCCGTCGGCCCGGACTTCGCCCCGCGCGTGGTCGAGTTCTCCGCGCCGCCACCCCGCCAACGCGAGCTGTACGGCGCCCTGTTGGGCTGCCCGGTCCGCTTCCGGGCCCCGGCCGACCGCATCGTCATCGACCCCGCGTGGGCCCGCGCCCGGATGCCCGGCCGGGACCCGGTGACGTACGCCTCGACCCTGGAGACCCTCGACGCCCAACTGGCCTCCCGCACCGACCAGCAGGATCTCCTCGAAGTGCTGGAGGTGTCCGTCGCGCAGAGCCTCCCGGTCATCCCGTCCTTCGGCGAGCAGGCCCGACGGCACGCGACGAGCGAGCGGACCCTGCGCCGCAGACTCGCCGACTGCGGCACGACGTACGAGGCACTGGCCGAGGGCGTACGCCGGGAACGCGTCGAACAACTGCTGCTGCGCCCGGAGTTGACCCTGCGGGAGATCGCCCGCAGCGCCGGATTCTCCGACGAACGGGCCCTGCGCCGCGCGGTGCGCCGCTGGCACGGCGCCTCACCGGTCCAGTTGCGGGAGCGCCTCCTCGGAGCGGCGGGGCACCGCGAGTG